A window of the Planococcus citri chromosome 4, ihPlaCitr1.1, whole genome shotgun sequence genome harbors these coding sequences:
- the LOC135843710 gene encoding uncharacterized protein in vnfD 5'region-like: protein MIHNKMIKPMIRTEDFKPKISVQNLPRNLTTFVEMRSKGMVYVDKTAFIEKILDLIDHYLLFTRPPGFGKSTFIQMLYEFFSGNKHLFNDTYIARRMPEKWTKYPIISLDFSLISPVNSEDDIDTYTKELEDKLWEIGKSYGLDYRSSRLPDLLIANLRTKYGQPVVVLIDEYDTIFKQGSMKDADLSETFKMVVSTFYDCLKSQSSNIKLLFIAGISRLSFSPFQARLHCRDLTFNKDFSSAMGFTLNEIKSNYEPSLQRLATHYGVNVSQIITNLTYWYDGYRFSLQDNETKVLNPISVISSLRNLEIKNYGTWMQNTGLAIESVQISQKNIEEFYYYGVKADYLEYLYTNEFSSKIPPAILLYNYGYLTIRRYNKGSGTVILAYPNKEIENLMKQILSDPSFKPTYDYAMNMSMREGDMDAFCWFSEQCGIQKPSLHLHKLEDGSKQKTADWDSGNLESAKKTQELTVTPGLSSLQHTTGLTDIVPVNPRTLRRKALRAEAMSYPMAMGRLLWRDFPGSFSSHKFVKATQPLVDSSG, encoded by the coding sequence ATGATTCACAACAAAATGATCAAGCCCATGATTAGGACTGAagattttaaaccaaaaatttctgttcaaaatttacctCGTAATCTAACCACATTTGTAGAAATGAGATCCAAGGGGATGGTTTATGTCGACAAAACTGCGTTCatagaaaaaatattggatttaaTCGATCATTACCTTTTATTCACCCGTCCTCCCGGATTTGGAAAGTCTACATTTATACAAATGTTATACGAGTTTTTTTCCGGAAATAAACACCTTTTCAATGACACGTACATCGCCAGACGAATGCCCGAAAAATGGACGAAATATCCGATCATTAGCTTGGATTTCAGTCTTATAAGCCCTGTTAATAGTGAAGATGATATTGATACTTATACAAAGGAGCTCGAAGATAAACTATGGGAAATTGGAAAATCGTATGGACTTGACTATAGATCAAGTCGTCTCCCTGATTTACTCATCGCAAATCTGCGTACTAAATATGGACAACCTGTTGTCGTCCTGATTGATGAATACGATACAATATTCAAACAAGGCAGCATGAAAGATGCTGATTTATCCGAAACGTTTAAAATGGTCGTTAGCACATTCTATGATTGTTTGAAAAGCCAATCGAGTAATATTAAACTCCTATTCATTGCCGGCATTTCTAGGTTAAGTTTTTCCCCTTTTCAAGCCCGCCTGCACTGCAGGGATCTAACTTTCAACAAGGACTTCTCTAGTGCTATGGGATTCActttgaatgaaataaaatcaaattacgAACCATCCTTGCAGCGTTTGGCCACTCATTATGGAGTGAACGTGTCGCAGATCATTACAAATCTTACCTATTGGTACGACGGCTATAGATTCAGTCTACAAGATAATGAAACCAAAGTGTTAAATCCTATTTCCGTAATCTCCAGCCTAAGaaacttggaaataaaaaattatggtaCATGGATGCAAAACACAGGATTGGCAATCGAAAGCGTACAAATATCCCAGAAAAACATCGAAGAATTTTACTATTACGGTGTAAAAGCTGATTATTTGGAGTATTTATACACTAACGAATTTAGTTCCAAGATTCCGCCAGCGATTTTATTATATAATTACGGATATCTGACTATCAGAAGATATAATAAAGGATCCGGTACCGTAATACTCGCATACCCGAATaaggaaatcgaaaatttaatgAAACAAATACTATCGGACCCATCGTTCAAACCAACTTACGATTATGCGATGAATATGAGTATGCGGGAAGGAGATATGGATGCATTTTGTTGGTTTTCTGAACAATGTGGAATTCAGAAACCATCGTTACATTTACATAAGCTTGAAGATGGTTCGAAACAAAAGACAGCTGACTGGGACAGTGGAAATCTTGAATCAGCAAAGAAAACACAGGAACTCACGGTTACTCCAGGTTTATCCTCATTGCAGCATACAACAGGACTAACAGATATTGTACCCGTAAATCCAAGAACATTACGAAGGAAAGCCCTAAGAGCAGAAGCTATGTCATATCCCATGGCGATGGGTCGACTACTTTGGAGGGATTTCCCTGGTTCCTTCTCTTCCCATAAGTTCGTTAAGGCAACCCAACCATTGGTTGACTCTAGTGGGTAG